Proteins from one Acidiphilium multivorum AIU301 genomic window:
- a CDS encoding cyclase family protein → MTEPRWRHRPEGSNWGDFGPDDQRGRLNLITREKVLQGMAEVREGLVFCLSLPLDFPGGNLLNERRHPPVLRPTLRGDRPNFNCTLTGAESARTDVFNDDLAILHLQYSTQWDALSHVGGLFDADGDGVAEKVFYNGFRAGEDIVGPTETRDAGVQSDMALHSTSHAGALGIERMAAHGVQGRGVMIDLRAHYGDARVLVGYDALMRVIDADRIAIETGDMVCLHTGFAQRVLEMDRSPDRAVLHESCAVLDGRDERLLRWISDSGLAVLIADNYAVEAFPASEARHECCSILPLHEHCLFKNGIHLGELWHLTPLATWLREHGRTRFLLTAPPLRLPGAVGSPVTPIATV, encoded by the coding sequence ATGACGGAACCGCGCTGGCGCCATCGGCCGGAGGGATCGAACTGGGGCGATTTCGGACCCGACGATCAACGGGGGCGTCTCAACCTGATCACCCGGGAAAAGGTTCTCCAGGGAATGGCCGAGGTCCGGGAGGGGCTCGTGTTCTGCCTCAGCCTGCCGCTCGATTTTCCGGGCGGCAACCTGCTGAACGAACGGCGTCATCCGCCGGTCCTGCGCCCGACGCTGCGGGGCGACCGACCCAATTTCAACTGCACGCTCACAGGCGCCGAAAGCGCGCGCACCGACGTGTTCAACGACGATCTCGCGATTCTCCATCTGCAATACTCGACCCAGTGGGATGCGCTCAGCCATGTCGGCGGCCTGTTCGACGCCGATGGCGACGGCGTGGCCGAGAAGGTCTTCTACAACGGCTTCCGCGCCGGCGAAGACATCGTCGGCCCGACCGAAACCCGGGATGCGGGCGTGCAGTCGGACATGGCGTTGCACAGCACGTCCCACGCTGGCGCCCTGGGCATCGAGCGGATGGCGGCGCACGGGGTGCAGGGCAGGGGCGTGATGATCGACCTGCGCGCCCATTACGGCGATGCCCGCGTTCTGGTCGGGTATGACGCGTTGATGCGGGTGATCGACGCCGACCGGATCGCGATCGAGACCGGCGACATGGTGTGCCTCCATACCGGCTTTGCCCAGCGCGTGCTCGAGATGGACCGCTCGCCCGACCGGGCCGTGCTGCACGAAAGCTGCGCCGTGCTCGATGGCCGCGACGAACGGCTCCTGCGATGGATCAGCGACAGCGGCCTCGCGGTCCTGATCGCCGACAATTACGCGGTCGAGGCCTTCCCGGCCTCGGAAGCCCGGCATGAATGTTGCTCGATCCTGCCGCTGCACGAGCACTGCCTGTTCAAGAACGGCATCCATCTCGGCGAGTTGTGGCACCTGACGCCGCTGGCCACCTGGCTGCGCGAGCATGGCCGGACGCGCTTTCTGCTGACGGCGCCGCCGCTGCGGCTGCCAGGCGCCGTCGGTTCGCCGGTCA
- a CDS encoding GFA family protein — protein MTIHKGACFCGAVEIEVSGEPEGMGICHCRSCRSWSGGPVNAFSLWKPEAVTVTKGEENIATFAKTPMSERKFCKLCGGHIMADHPPLGLVDVFSATIPTLEHKPALHVNYSETVLPIRDGLPKFADFPAEFGGSGNIIAE, from the coding sequence ATGACGATCCATAAGGGGGCCTGTTTCTGCGGTGCCGTCGAAATCGAGGTCAGCGGGGAGCCGGAAGGCATGGGCATCTGCCATTGCCGCTCCTGCCGCTCCTGGTCCGGCGGGCCGGTCAACGCGTTCAGCCTCTGGAAGCCTGAAGCCGTGACGGTCACGAAGGGCGAGGAGAACATCGCCACCTTCGCCAAGACCCCGATGAGCGAGCGCAAGTTCTGCAAGCTGTGCGGCGGCCACATCATGGCGGACCATCCGCCTCTCGGCCTGGTCGATGTGTTTTCGGCAACGATTCCGACGCTCGAGCACAAACCCGCGCTGCATGTGAACTACAGCGAGACCGTGCTGCCCATTCGCGACGGCCTGCCGAAATTTGCCGATTTTCCGGCGGAATTCGGCGGCTCCGGCAACATCATCGCCGAGTGA